The DNA sequence GGTCAAGATTGGGCTGGGTTTCATCCAGCATCAAAAAAACGTCAGCTATTCTTGCCGGCCTGTCTTCAATAGTTAAAATCATAAACCTGCGTCTTTGGGCATAGATACGTCTTACAAAGGTCTTTAAAAGCCGCATAGCAATAGCCGGATTTCCCTTCATCAAAATTTCAAAGTTTTCCTTATTGAATTCGAGGGCCATCACATCGTCATAGGCTATGGCCGAGGCTGAACGGGGAGAATTATCCAAAATAGCCATCTCGCCGAAGATTTCCCCGGGCTGTAAGATATCAAGGTTTTTTTCAAATCCATTGATAATTTTTATAAGCTGAACACGGCCCGACTGTATCAAATAGAATGATGAACCGGGTTCAAATTCCGCAAATATAAGAGAGCCTTTAGGAAAGCTTTTTGCAAATCTTGAAAATGAAGAAAAAAGATCCGACATAGTTTATGCTCCTTGCAGCCTAGTGCTGCATTCTTTTTGAAGTTCCCTAATTTTTCCGATTATATCGGCACCTGACAAGAGAGCAGCCTTATCAAAAAAGGCAATCGCCTTATCAGGCCTTTCCATATCCATATAACACATACCCAAATACATAAGGGCATCTCCTATCTTTAAAGACTTGGGATGCTGGGAAATAAAACCTGTTAAAAGCTGTAAACAGCGCACATATTCTTTTTGGGCATGGAGAGCTTTTCCCGCACCTATATATGCCTTGTCGGTAATTTCATCACCAGCCCCTGCCTCTATTACGGTATGATATTGATCATAGGCAGCTTCAAATTCTCCCTTTTCAAAAAAATCGTCAGCCTTATTATATGCAAGATGAACAGTTCCGTCGGCAACCGGTGCCGGCTTTTCAGGCTGAACAAAAGCTGCCTCATTACTATGCCCTTCTGCGTTTCCGAAAGAGCGGCCTGCAGCCTCCGCCGTACTTCTAACTATCTGATCTACTTCTGAGCTGTATTTTCCGTTAGGATAGATAGACTTATATCTTGCCCCTACCTGTCCTGCAGCCTTATAGTGTTGGGAGGAATAAAAGGCATTCATAACATTAAAAAGACCCTCTTCAGGGTTTGTTTCTTCTTCACTGTCCAAAAGAGAGGCTAGCTGCTTATGGATACTCCTAAGCTGGCGGGAAAACACCTTTATCATCTGTAAAATAATGCGGGTATTCGTCTGTGCAAAGGCTTCAAATTCCTTGCTTGTAAAAGAATAAACTATAGAATCGGTTAAAACCATTGCGCTTTCCTCTCTTGGATAATTGCCCAATGCCGATTTTACTCCAAAAAATTCTCCGGTCTTTATATAGTCGGTAACCTGTTCTCCTGTTTCAATATCTATAGATGTAAGAGCTATGCTGCCCGTATTTAAAAGGAAAACACGTTCATCAAAATCGCCGGAGAAATAAACTACTGAATTTGCCTTGTAATTAATAGCCTTAGGCATTACGGCCTCCCAATACAAAACTTGCGTTCTATCATTCTAGCATATTTTTTAAGAAAAACCTAGCCCTTCTTTGTTTTTTTTGATATAATCTTTTTATATGGTGGACTTACACACTCATTCAACGGCATCGGACGGCACCTTTACCCCTGCGGAACTTGCCGCCGCCGTTAAAAAGGCGGGTATTTCAGCCTTTGCCTTAACCGATCATGATATTTTAAGCGGACTCGACGAAGCTGCTGCAGAAGCTAAAAGGCAGGGTATTATTTTTATACGCGGGGTTGAAATAAGCGTTAAATGGAGCCCCGGAGAACTCCACTTATTGGGCCTTGATTTGCGTAAAGATTCTCATGAGCTTAACGCGCTCTTACAGGATCTGCAAGATGAAAGGATAAACAGAAATCAAAGGATGGCCGAAAAGTTAAAAAAAGCCGGCTTTGATATTTCTTATGAAAAGGTGAGAGATTTTGCGGGCGGCGATAAGGGCTTGGGGCGGCCTCATTTTGCAGCCTACATGGCAGCCCATAAAATGGTCAAAAAAAATCAGGAAGCCTTCGATAAGTATTTTGCAAAGGGAAGACCTTTTTTTGAAGAAAAAGAAAATGCAGACCTTGCAGCCGCAATTTCTGCCGTAAAATCCGCAGGAGGGATTCCCGTTTTGGCTCATCCTATGTCCCTTTATTTGTCTTGGTCTTCCCTTCCCGATATTATAGCCGATTTTAAAAGGCAGGGTCTTGTCGGGCTTGAAGCTTGGAATTCTTCGACAAAATACAATGATTGTAAAAGGCTCGAAAAACTGGCTGCATCCCTCGATATGCCCATAACTGCCGGAAGCGATTTTCACGGTTCAATCCGAAAGGACAGAAAACTCGGAGAAACTTCAAAAAACGGTATAAAGATTGAAGACAGGTTTTACGAAAATTTACGAGCCCTCCATCCCGACCTTCCGCCTTTGCAAAATAGTTAGGCTGATTAAAAGATAAAAATTATGCAAAAAGAAATCGTAAAAACAAAAAAGATGGTTTTCGG is a window from the Treponema denticola genome containing:
- a CDS encoding cyclic nucleotide-binding domain-containing protein, giving the protein MPKAINYKANSVVYFSGDFDERVFLLNTGSIALTSIDIETGEQVTDYIKTGEFFGVKSALGNYPREESAMVLTDSIVYSFTSKEFEAFAQTNTRIILQMIKVFSRQLRSIHKQLASLLDSEEETNPEEGLFNVMNAFYSSQHYKAAGQVGARYKSIYPNGKYSSEVDQIVRSTAEAAGRSFGNAEGHSNEAAFVQPEKPAPVADGTVHLAYNKADDFFEKGEFEAAYDQYHTVIEAGAGDEITDKAYIGAGKALHAQKEYVRCLQLLTGFISQHPKSLKIGDALMYLGMCYMDMERPDKAIAFFDKAALLSGADIIGKIRELQKECSTRLQGA
- a CDS encoding PHP domain-containing protein, producing MVDLHTHSTASDGTFTPAELAAAVKKAGISAFALTDHDILSGLDEAAAEAKRQGIIFIRGVEISVKWSPGELHLLGLDLRKDSHELNALLQDLQDERINRNQRMAEKLKKAGFDISYEKVRDFAGGDKGLGRPHFAAYMAAHKMVKKNQEAFDKYFAKGRPFFEEKENADLAAAISAVKSAGGIPVLAHPMSLYLSWSSLPDIIADFKRQGLVGLEAWNSSTKYNDCKRLEKLAASLDMPITAGSDFHGSIRKDRKLGETSKNGIKIEDRFYENLRALHPDLPPLQNS
- a CDS encoding Crp/Fnr family transcriptional regulator: MSDLFSSFSRFAKSFPKGSLIFAEFEPGSSFYLIQSGRVQLIKIINGFEKNLDILQPGEIFGEMAILDNSPRSASAIAYDDVMALEFNKENFEILMKGNPAIAMRLLKTFVRRIYAQRRRFMILTIEDRPARIADVFLMLDETQPNLDRTTEMRSFDTTIEEVARWAGLSKEETEDNMRKFIDQGRISVYDDRIIVQNMTDLTRYVNTRRSKEQNLYVL